TGCTGCTGATCGGCCTCTACGCCCTGCTGCGCTACCTGCGCCAGCGTGCCGGGCGCCTTGCCGACGATCAGCCACTGACTGCCGATGAAGCCCGCCGCGCCGCTGCGCTGCTCAAGGAAATCGACCAAAAATGATTCAGTTCGCCCTCTTTGCCATTTTGCTCATCGTGGTCGTCACCGCCTTCATCCTGCCGCCGCTGTGGTTTGCCCGCCGCCCGCAAACCAGCGCCAGCGATCGCCAGGCTTCGAATCTGGCGATTTTCCGCGACCAGCTGGCCGACCTGGCCGCCGAGCATCAGGCCGGTGCGCTGGCTGATGCCGATTTCGCCCAGGCCGAGCGCGAGATCCAGCGCCGCCTGCTCGAGGAAGTCCCCGCTGACACCAGCAATGCCAACGGCAGCAACGCCCCGAGCCGCAAGACGGCAATCGCCATCGTCCTGCTTCTGCCCATCCTGGCACTCGCCACCTACGGCATCCTCGGCAACCCGCGCGCGCTTGACCCGGCCCAGACCGTCGCCCAGCCGCAAATGACGCCGGAACAGATCAACGACATGGTGACCCGACTAGCCGCCCGCATGCAGGAAAACCCGGACGATCTCCAGGGCTGGGCAATGCTGGCCCGCTCCTACAAGACCATGGGACGTTACGAAGAAGCCGCCAGCGCCTACGGCAAGGCGGAAAAGCTGGTCAACGAAGACCCCGACCTCCTCGCCAGCTATGCGGAAACCCTGGCCATGGCCGGCGGCAAGGGCCTCAAGGGCAAGCCGCGCCAGCTCGTCGAGCGCGCCCTCAAGCTCGCCCCCAACCACCCGCATTCGCTCTTCCTGGCCGGCGCCGCCGCCATGGAAGCCGGCGACAACAAGCAGGGCATCGCTTACTGGGAAGCCCTGTTGCCGCAGGTCGATCCGGGTTCGGAAATCGACCAGATGCTGCGCAGCGGCATCGACAAGATGAAGGCCGGCGGCAAGGGCTGAACACCGTCGCCCGGCAGTACGGCAAGAATGCCGTGCCGGGCGCGTTCCACTCCGGCAGCAATGGCGCTATGCTCTGTCTGACAAGCCATTCGCCAACCGGAGACACATCCAATGACCCAAGAGAAATTCCGTCTCGTCACCCGCAGTGACTTTGACGGCCTCGTCTGTGCCGTGCTGCTCAACGAACTGGACCTGATCGACGACATCAAGTTCGTGCATCCGAAAGACATGCAGGACGGCAAGATCGACATCACGGCGCGTGACATCACCACCAACCTGCCGTACGTCGCCTCCGCCCACCTCGCCTTCGACCACCACCTGTCGGAAACCATCCGCAACACCGGCGAGCGCAAGAATCACATCATCCAGGCGGAAGCCCCGTCGGCGGCGCGTGTCGTGTACAACTACTACGGCGGCAAGGAAGCCTTCCCGAACATCACCGATGACATGATGGATGCGGTCGACAAGGCCGATGCGGCACAATTCAGCCGCGACGAGATCCTCAATCCGACCGACTGGGTACTGCTCAACTATCTGATGGATGCACGCACCGGCCTCGGCCGCTTCCGTGACTTCCGGATCAGCAACTACACGCTGATGATGGATCTGATCAAATACTGCCGCAATCACGGCATCGACGAGATTCTCGCCCTGCCTGACGTCAAGGAACGGGTTGATCTTTACGTCGAACAGGCGGCACGGGCGAGCGAACAGATCCAGCGCTGCGCGACGGTACACAAGAACCTCGTCGTGCTCGACCTGCGCAACGAGGAAACCATCTGGGCGACCAACCGCTTCATGATCTACGCGCTGTTCCCGCAGACCAACATCTCGATCCACGTGATGTGGGGCGTCCAGAAGCAAAACACGGTCTTCGCGACCGGCAAGTCTATCCTCGACCGCGGCAGCAAGACCAATGTCGGCGAACTGATGCTGCAGTACGGTGGCGGCGGTCACCAGGCAGCCGGCACCTGTCAGGTTGCCAACGATCAGGCAGCGGCTACTCTGCAGGCGCTGATCACGAAGATCAACGCCGACGGCTGATCAAGTCTCGAAGGTGGCAGGCGGAATGAGCGGCGGTGGCGCAAAGCCCAGTTCGATCATCTCCGCCTCCAGCTTGATCCGCAGGATCAGGAGGCCATGCAGGCTCTCGCGTGCCTTGTCATCGGCCCAGTTAGCATGATGCTCCTGCAGGCAGGCATCCAGCGCGTAACGATTGGCCAGATCGACCCCACAGATTGCGGCGTAACGGCGAATCTCGTGATCAAGATCGGCCAGTTCGCGTTCA
The DNA window shown above is from Quatrionicoccus australiensis and carries:
- the ccmI gene encoding c-type cytochrome biogenesis protein CcmI yields the protein MIQFALFAILLIVVVTAFILPPLWFARRPQTSASDRQASNLAIFRDQLADLAAEHQAGALADADFAQAEREIQRRLLEEVPADTSNANGSNAPSRKTAIAIVLLLPILALATYGILGNPRALDPAQTVAQPQMTPEQINDMVTRLAARMQENPDDLQGWAMLARSYKTMGRYEEAASAYGKAEKLVNEDPDLLASYAETLAMAGGKGLKGKPRQLVERALKLAPNHPHSLFLAGAAAMEAGDNKQGIAYWEALLPQVDPGSEIDQMLRSGIDKMKAGGKG
- a CDS encoding exopolyphosphatase, which gives rise to MTQEKFRLVTRSDFDGLVCAVLLNELDLIDDIKFVHPKDMQDGKIDITARDITTNLPYVASAHLAFDHHLSETIRNTGERKNHIIQAEAPSAARVVYNYYGGKEAFPNITDDMMDAVDKADAAQFSRDEILNPTDWVLLNYLMDARTGLGRFRDFRISNYTLMMDLIKYCRNHGIDEILALPDVKERVDLYVEQAARASEQIQRCATVHKNLVVLDLRNEETIWATNRFMIYALFPQTNISIHVMWGVQKQNTVFATGKSILDRGSKTNVGELMLQYGGGGHQAAGTCQVANDQAAATLQALITKINADG